Proteins encoded within one genomic window of Acinetobacter sp. YWS30-1:
- the lptM gene encoding LPS translocon maturation chaperone LptM yields MRQVICYISLITVGFALVGCGQSGALHLPNDPNYDKRAKYLLYKNTESAPQVSDEQQDAPVKQQFEAPAESDSTPSP; encoded by the coding sequence ATGCGTCAGGTCATTTGCTACATCAGTTTAATTACAGTCGGTTTTGCCTTGGTCGGTTGTGGTCAGTCGGGAGCTTTACATCTTCCAAATGATCCAAACTACGATAAACGTGCCAAGTATTTACTCTATAAAAATACTGAATCTGCACCGCAAGTATCAGATGAACAACAGGATGCGCCGGTCAAGCAGCAATTTGAAGCGCCCGCTGAATCCGATTCAACACCATCTCCTTAA
- a CDS encoding amino acid permease codes for MSEKYSHSSSEDGELQRSLSNRHLQLIAIGGAIGTGLFMGSGKTISLAGPSILVIYMIIGFMVFLVMRALGELLLSNLQYKSFIDFATDLIGPWAGYFVGWTYWLCWITIGIADLSAIIYYLQFFNNGLPFTPGEGVLISIASIVFIMGLNLATVKLFGEMEFWFALIKIIAIIVLIGVGLWMIFTGFTNDAGTVASFAHIWDHGGLFPTGTMGFLAGFQIAIFAFVGVELVGTTAAETKDPERNLPKAVNSIPIRIIIFYVLALIIVMSVTPWDQINPNVSPFVNLFSQAGIAAAAIIMNLVVLSSVMSSMNSGVFSTSRMLFGLSREEQAPKAFGRLNSRAVPANALYFSAICLLLGAALQYFVPNTVEAFTLATTLSTILFICVWLIIIWSYMIYYRTRPELHAKSIFKLPGGLVTCWIVIIFFVGMIGVLSLEDDTRRALMVSPVWFILLIIGYLGLYKQKHK; via the coding sequence ATGTCAGAAAAATATAGTCACTCATCATCGGAAGATGGTGAGCTACAGCGTAGTTTATCCAACCGGCACCTGCAGTTAATTGCCATTGGGGGTGCGATTGGCACCGGCCTGTTTATGGGTTCAGGTAAAACCATTAGCCTGGCAGGACCATCCATTCTGGTGATTTATATGATCATCGGTTTTATGGTGTTTCTGGTCATGCGCGCATTGGGTGAGTTACTGTTATCCAATCTGCAATATAAATCTTTCATCGATTTTGCCACCGATCTGATCGGGCCATGGGCAGGTTATTTTGTCGGCTGGACCTACTGGTTATGCTGGATCACGATTGGTATCGCGGATCTGTCAGCCATTATCTATTACCTGCAATTCTTTAATAACGGCCTGCCATTTACTCCGGGCGAAGGCGTGCTGATCAGTATTGCCTCTATTGTCTTCATTATGGGCTTGAACCTGGCAACCGTGAAACTGTTTGGTGAAATGGAATTCTGGTTTGCTTTGATCAAGATTATCGCCATTATTGTTTTGATTGGTGTGGGTCTGTGGATGATCTTTACTGGCTTTACTAATGATGCAGGTACGGTCGCTTCATTTGCCCATATCTGGGATCATGGCGGTTTATTCCCGACAGGAACTATGGGTTTCCTGGCTGGTTTCCAGATTGCGATTTTCGCCTTTGTAGGTGTAGAGCTGGTTGGTACTACGGCTGCTGAAACCAAAGATCCAGAGCGTAACTTGCCGAAAGCGGTGAACTCGATTCCGATCCGTATTATTATTTTCTATGTGCTGGCTCTGATCATTGTGATGTCAGTAACACCATGGGATCAGATCAATCCAAATGTTTCTCCGTTTGTGAATCTGTTCAGTCAGGCAGGTATTGCGGCGGCTGCAATCATCATGAACCTGGTAGTGCTGTCATCAGTAATGTCATCGATGAATAGTGGAGTGTTCTCAACCAGCCGTATGTTGTTCGGTTTATCTCGTGAAGAACAGGCACCGAAAGCCTTTGGTCGTTTGAATTCGCGCGCCGTTCCAGCGAATGCTTTGTATTTCTCTGCGATCTGTTTATTGCTCGGTGCAGCATTACAGTACTTCGTGCCGAATACGGTTGAAGCATTTACTTTGGCAACAACTTTGTCGACTATTCTGTTTATCTGTGTATGGCTGATCATTATCTGGAGCTACATGATCTATTACCGTACCCGTCCGGAATTGCATGCTAAATCCATATTCAAGCTGCCTGGTGGATTGGTGACTTGCTGGATCGTGATTATTTTCTTTGTCGGCATGATTGGTGTGTTGTCGCTGGAAGATGATACCCGTCGTGCCTTGATGGTCAGCCCGGTGTGGTTCATTTTGCTGATTATTGGATATTTAGGCTTATATAAACAGAAACATAAATAA